One genomic region from Anthonomus grandis grandis chromosome 1, icAntGran1.3, whole genome shotgun sequence encodes:
- the LOC126742502 gene encoding uncharacterized protein LOC126742502: protein MDREQQKGDRLCLVSAGKTQLVKHSETEKHVKAWQRASMGKQSQVKISQMFAESSKKISIEEKAKEGIIRTAGFLAEHNLPMNLMEHFIDYLNAVGTDSDIVKQMKCKRTKMSRVLQKVTGLSQESWLLGLMRDNKFSIIIDESTDNSCTKHLCLVVRMCINFDIEDNFLALIPVVETTGAALYEILINFLTENGVPYKSNFIGFASDGASNMVGVNNSVVSRLRENIPGIFIMKCICHSFHLCASYACHKLPEEVEQFAREVYNYFSNSPKRVEEYKEFQEFANVSISKILHPSQTRWLSLECVVKRLLNQYEALRLYFVDQASLKISQANIILEKLNTPENKLYLSFLSHVLPIFNSLNKLMQSESPKIHVIYKEVARTVKTILDYYIKDEYLNANIENIDFKDPRLFLNLNDMYFSAHINSADLEKNRLDMVKLRCLDFYIESVEQIFQIRILTSDKESPR from the exons ATGGATCGAGAACAGCAGAAAGGGGACAGGCTTTGCCTG GTATCTGCAGGGAAAACCCAACTAGTAAAACATTCTGAGACTGAAAAGCATGTTAAAGCTTGGCAGAGAGCATCAATGGGCAAGCAAAGTCAagtaaaaataagtcaaatgtttgcagaaagttctaaaaaaataagcattgaAGAAAAAGCGAAAGAAGGAATTATAAGAACTGCGGGGTTTCTAGCCGAACATAATCTCCCTATGAATTTGATGGAGCATTTCATCGATTATCTCAATGCTGTAGGCACTGATTCAGATATTGTCAAACAAATGAAATGTAAACGAACAAAGATGTCAAGAGTTTTACAAAAAGTTACAGGCTTGTCTCAAGAATCTTGGCTACTTGGCCTAATGAGGGATAATAAATTTAGCATTATCATAGATGAGTCTACTGATAACTCGTGCACCAAACATTTATGTTTAGTTGTAAGAATGTGCATTAATTTTGACATTGAAGACAACTTTTTGGCGTTAATCCCAGTAGTAGAGACCACAGGGGCTGcactttatgaaattttaatcaacTTCCTTACCGAAAATGGTGTTCCATATAAGTCAAACTTTATTGGCTTTGCTTCAGATGGAGCGAGCAACATGGTTGGCGTTAATAATTCTGTGGTCAGTCGATTGCGAGAAAATATTCCAGGTATATTCATAATGAAATGCATATGCCATAGCTTTCATTTGTGTGCATCATATGCATGCCACAAGTTGCCTGAGGAAGTGGAACAATTTGCGAGAGAA gtatataactatttttcaaatagtCCGAAGAGAGTGGAAGAATATAAGGAATTCCAGGAATTTGCAAATGTCTCAATATCGAAGATTTTACATCCTAGCCAGACACGTTGGTTATCTCTGGAATGCGTGGTTAAAAGGCTTCTTAATCAATATGAAGCTTTGAGGTTGTATTTTGTAGATCAGGCGTCTCTTAAAATCAGTcaagcaaatattattttagaaaaactaaacacgcccgaaaataaattatacttatcATTTTTATCGCATGTactacctatttttaatagcttaaacaaattaatgcaaAGCGAATCGCCCAAAATTCACGTTATTTATAAAGAGGTTGCTAGAacagttaaaacaattttagattattatattaagGACGAATATCTAAATGCCAACAttgaaaatatagattttaaagaccctagactttttttaaatttaaatgacatGTACTTTTCTGCCCACATAAACTCTGCCGATCTGGAGAAAAACCGACTCGACATGGTAAAATTAAGATGTCTAGACTTTTATATTGAGAGTGTGGAGCAAATATT tCAAATCAGAATTTTAACTAGTGATAAAGAGTCCCCTAGGTAA